From one Culex quinquefasciatus strain JHB chromosome 3, VPISU_Cqui_1.0_pri_paternal, whole genome shotgun sequence genomic stretch:
- the LOC6048712 gene encoding protein takeout produces the protein MKVKFNAGLVVLLASTCFAAKFPAGYTLCKQGDDKCLLEQIGATFAKHSQGIPEMNLVGLDPLKIEKMDIVQGGDGPINIVLNFKNVDLTGLSQSTVKKANGFTANPTKMEMAVLVPVASLVGGYKINGKVLILPIQGEGKSNMTMENCHIQLKWTGKLVEKAGKQFYQLDKLKATFDTTRFHMHFSNLFNGDKALGDNMNQFLNDNWQDILKELKPSIVTAFAQIFQRVVTNVFDKVPYAELYQ, from the exons ATGAAGGTCAAGTTCAATGCCGGGTTGGTGGTGCTGCTGGCCAGTACCTGTTTTGCCGCtaaattcc CTGCCGGTTACACGCTCTGCAAACAGGGTGACGACAAATGCTTGCTGGAACAAATTGGCGCCACCTTCGCCAAACACAGCCAGGGAATCCCGGAGATGAACCTGGTGGGCCTGGACCCGCTGAAGATCGAGAAAATGGACATTGTCCAGGGTGGCGATGGGCCGATCAACATCGTGCTCAACTTCAAGAACGTCGACCTGACCGGACTGTCCCAGAGCACCGTCAAAAAGGCCAA TGGCTTCACGGCGAATCCTACCAAAATGGAAATGGCCGTACTCGTCCCGGTGGCATCGCTGGTCGGAGGTTACAAAATCAACGGCAAGGTTCTGATTCTGCCCATCCAGGGCGAGGGCAAGAGCAACATGACGATGG AAAACTGCCACATTCAGCTCAAGTGGACCGGAAAGCTGGTGGAAAAGGCGGGCAAACAGTTTTACCAGCTGGACAAGCTGAAGGCCACGTTCGACACCACCCGGTTCCATATgcatttttcgaacctcttcaACGGAGACAAAGCCCTGGGCGATAACATGAACCAGTTCCTGAACGACAACTGGCAGGACATCCTGAAGGAGCTGAAACCGTCGATTGTGACGGCCTTTGCCCAGATCTTCCAGAGGGTAGTGACGAACGTGTTTGACAAGGTTCCGTACGCGGAGTTGTATCAGTAA
- the LOC6048713 gene encoding protein cereblon translates to MKCNENWLMQNLLVIFFVSQLFSTSSLLESPASSSSSSSAEPSQETLVEDFFICRSCGHDVSLSNFVLEKYSPLALGSSNQTLSTGREAIVQEVQNTLGIRFKIIVVEKAYCAKVESWSLLHSWFPGYAWKLCVCPKCRTHLGWMFEPLETATSDRYFPTEKGFYALISSNIISEGYVNSLLMREKALRDN, encoded by the exons ATGAAGTGTAATGAAAATTGGctgatgcaaaatttgttggTGATCTTTTTCGTGTCGCAACTGTTCAGCACGTCGTCCCTGCTGGAATCGccagcgtcgtcgtcgtcgtcgtcgtctgcaGAGCCCTCGCAGGAGACCCTCGTCGAAG ATTTCTTCATTTGCCGTTCCTGTGGTCACGACGTCAGTTTGTCCAACTTTGTGCTGGAAAAGTACAGCCCGTTGGCTCTGGGCTCCAGCAACCAAACACTCTCGACGGGTCGGGAAGCTATCGTGCAGGAGGTGCAGAATACGCTAGGGATCCGGTTCAAGATCATCGTGGTCGAAAAGGCGTACTGCGCCAAGGTTGAGTCG TGGAGTCTGCTGCACTCGTGGTTCCCTGGGTACGCTTGGAAGCTGTGCGTTTGTCCCAAGTGTCGAACCCACTTGGGTTGGATGTTTGAGCCGCTCGAGACGGCCACCTCGGATCGGTACTTTCCCACGGAAAAAGGCTTCTACGCGCTCATCTCCAGCAACATCATCTCAGAAGGAT ACGTCAACTCGCTGCTTATGCGAGAAAAGGCCCTGCGCGACAACTAA
- the LOC6048714 gene encoding RNA guanine-N7 methyltransferase activating subunit codes for MVDPNRKINILSEEHQLFLNECEEEFKDRFTEDDAEFQAYCAQPPPPPPVLEPWQNRNYHGGGGGDRRHDGGGRGRGRFQHHHHNRNRDYRDRPYNQSGHHGNRYNNNSNRDYNNRDNNNRYNSERRY; via the coding sequence ATGGTCGACCCGAATCGCAAAATCAACATCCTGTCCGAGGAGCACCAGCTGTTCCTGAACGAGTGTGAGGAGGAGTTCAAGGACCGCTTCACCGAGGACGACGCCGAGTTCCAGGCGTACTGCGCCCAGCCGCCGCCTCCACCGCCCGTGCTGGAGCCGTGGCAAAACCGTAACTATCACGGTGGTGGCGGTGGAGATCGGCGCCACGACGGCGGAGGTCGTGGACGGGGTCGGttccagcaccaccaccacaatCGCAACCGGGATTACCGGGATCGGCCGTACAATCAATCGGGACATCACGGGAACCggtacaacaacaacagcaaccggGACTACAACAATCGAGACAACAACAATCGGTACAACTCGGAGAGAAGATACTAG
- the LOC6048716 gene encoding uncharacterized protein LOC6048716 yields the protein MGVRGLEKFVRTKVPNGCPVVNIRNEIRNCQSDSTPVTLVIDFRALFEPLCYPDLGGVLCGGRYELAYQLVERFLSRLRELGVTLVFFNDGPVKNSRKLASWAENQNQKYDKELRIIDAVDNGDDVRTLAKRFRWDIPNNTQYPVKILAKRYGEFRVSLTGAMKKEMVAYANSVNALAIVTNNTDLLILGGGWRFWSSKNLNFENLTTREFSRSALRSHLGLEDSGKLALFATLGSSNGFLQSEELESFATRYLGNYETKFYDLADFVKRPHENLLAEIFGEMADEGDLRERFQESLDYYETEYLEQEQPPLEDTTLEFLKNHGKAFLHKMWIGFPIHFAPAFIDFRDDGFGSEYPNLSRKIILREAAVVVYHRRDQPEHTSRKLIHRTSHEDGYAERTYELEFPQHVEPPTLQEMLSTDPETQKNLAATKLKLYCWIISDSLDPRQLDALPPKLMPTVATIYFLVEHQVVEPFEADLLLQVAYEVVFKKYDLINIRYPQYLDGRAFRVAFLYNAISKHVLKALNVVGLNAQEYPVYPQFDGVRFHNLYQKWARGERDLQQIQQWRIYENAF from the exons ATGGGTGTAAGAGGTCTTGAAAAGTTTGTTCGTACCAAAGTTCCAAACGGATGTCCGGTGGTCAACATCAGAAACGAGATAAG AAACTGCCAATCTGATTCGACACCTGTAACGCTCGTCATTGACTTCCGGGCGCTGTTTGAACCACTTTGCTACCCGGATTTGGGCGGTGTTCTCTGTGGCGGCCGGTACGAGTTGGCGTACCAGCTCGTGGAACGCTTCTTGAGCCGTCTCCGAGAGCTGGGAGTGACGCTGGTGTTTTTCAACGATGGACCCGTTAAGAACTCGAGGAAACTGGCCAGCTGGGCTGAAAATCAGAATCAAAAGTACGACAAAGAGTTGCGCATCATCGACGCCGTGGACAACGGGGATGACGTGCGTACGCTGGCGAAACGGTTCCGCTGGGACATTCCCAATAACACGCAGTATCCGGTGAAGATCCTGGCGAAACGGTACGGCGAGTTCCGGGTGTCGTTGACGGGTGCTATGAAGAAGGAAATGGTTGCGTACGCAAACTCCGTCAACGCCTTGGCCATCGTGACCAACAATACGGACCTGTTGATCCTCGGGGGAGGTTGGCGCTTTTGGTCGTCcaaaaatttgaactttgagaACTTGACTACGCGAGAGTTTAGTCGCTCAGCGTTGCGCTCTCATCTGGGACTGGAAGATTCCGGAAAGTTGGCCCTGTTTGCGACGTTGGGCAGTAGCAATGGCTTCCTTCAGAGTGAAGAACTGGAATCGTTTGCCACTCGGTATTTGGGAAATTATGAAACAAAGTTTTACGATCTGGCTGACTTTGTGAAGCGTCCACATGAAAATTTGTTGGCGGAGATTTTCGGAGAGATGGCCGACGAAGGAGATCTACGGGAGCGATTCCAAGAGAGTTTGGATTATTATGAAACT GAATACCTAGAACAGGAGCAACCCCCATTAGAAGATACCACGTTGGAATTCCTCAAGAACCACGGAAAAGCGTTTCTTCACAAGATGTGGATTGGCTTCCCGATACATTTTGCTCCCGCTTTCATAGACTTTCGTGACGATGGCTTCGGTTCGGAATACCCAAACCTTTCAAGGAAAATCATCCTCCGTGAAGCAGCCGTTGTAGTTTACCACCGCCGTGACCAACCGGAGCATACCAGCCGGAAGCTGATCCACAGAACGTCTCACGAGGATGGTTACGCCGAGCGTACCTACGAGTTGGAGTTCCCACAGCACGTTGAACCGCCCACTCTGCAGGAAATGCTTTCAACAGATCCGGAAACCCAAAAAAATCTAGCCGCCACAAAGCTCAAACTGTACTGCTGGATCATCTCGGACAGCTTGGACCCTCGTCAACTGGACGCACTTCCACCAAAGCTCATGCCGACCGTGGCCACAATCTACTTCCTCGTCGAACATCAGGTTGTGGAACCATTCGAGGCGGATCTCCTGCTGCAGGTGGCCTACGAGGTCGTGTTCAAAAAGTACGACTTGATTAACATTCGCTACCCACAATACCTGGACGGTCGAGCGTTTCGCGTGGCCTTCCTGTACAATGCCATCAGCAAGCACGTACTAAAGGCGCTGAACGTGGTTGGATTGAACGCGCAAGAATATCCGGTGTATCCGCAGTTTGACGGAGTGCGTTTCCACAATCTGTACCAAAAGTGGGCCCGCGGGGAGCGTGATTTGCAGCAGATTCAGCAGTGGAGAATCTacgagaatgcattttaa